Within Vigna unguiculata cultivar IT97K-499-35 chromosome 2, ASM411807v1, whole genome shotgun sequence, the genomic segment TACTCATAAACATATTATCCTATGGTTTGGGATAAAGGTTAATGATGCTTTGatacctaaaaaaaatttagctGATAATGTTCTTCTTTATCTATGGgactatctttttcttttacaaatataaaagttatttttgttaagattatttTATCTATGAGACGATAGTAGATCTTGGATGGTTCTAAAggaacaaaagaaagaaaaggcaTGTGAAGTCTAGTAAATATGCCTATAGTTTTTTTGGTACAAGtgcactaaaataaaaattagaaaaaggaaGTTGTGCGCATATAATGGTAAAGTCAAGAATTGTGTTGGAAGTATTCCTCCAATACTCATGTTTTGTACTACATAGTGACAGTGCCGGTTCTGATGTTGGAATGGTGTGGGAAATGGTCCAAGATCGGAACTTGGACCACAATTTGCTACGTTTTTTTAAGGGCAATTACTTTTTACACTTCTATATTTTCCTTCTAAAGTTcacatttaaaaaacaaatgccatcttttcctttttgtgATAGAACAAGTaggaagtgaaaaaaaaagggttaatttcgaattcatcaaacaaaacaataataataataataaagttgaTGCCGAATATAAAGAGGTGTAAGAAGAAAACATGAAGGTACAGGAAGCAATTGCGAAATTGAATTAGCATGGGACCAATTGAATGGACTTATAGAGTGAGTAGTCCCTTTCAGTTTTTGTGGAGAGCCCATGATGTCATAATAACGGTATTATAACTAAAGTACCGATATACAAGCTTCTCCACTTTATGCAACTTTGCACCTCACTCTTAATATTTTCAATCTTCAAAATGCGACTATCTGTCTGAATACACAAAAAGTACAGGATTGCATACTTCAGATTTAGCTCTTTGGCTGCTGCTATGGTCAACGTCTGGATCCTGCATCATGAGGAGAGATGGTCCCAAATATAACTAAAATGATTAAGTGATTGTAATTTGTACATGACCTAgtatattatcatatattttttaaatatttacaaataatattttatgatataataactagttatcaaattttgttatattctcagtatattatgaaatattttatttacgaTTAATATTTTaggatataataatttataattatattttattatatattcatgttgtcgataaaaaaatataataatttattatttaattttttaaagatattaatatcttcattgtataatatttattatattcaagTAACATAATtcgattaaatatatttgtttattcatGATCTATAAAGTCTATAAATACAAGTACTCAATCAAgaatttatacttaattaacaTTCAACTATAAGACTCGATTCATATTCTTTATATCTTTATGTATAAGCATCAAAATGTCTTTTACAAATAggtctttttatgtttttctttaaaatttggaACTCTCccaccaaaagaaaaaaagcttAGCTCTTGAAAGTCCTGTATTCCACTTTAGAGACATACTCCATCAAATTCTGATAAGAACATAACTCTGTTCATGATGCAAATTTAACGAcaagaaaaaaacttataatagtccccaattaaaaaaatatattccaaAGGTCTTTCTTTATTATTGGCTCTTCCACAGAGCAGGAATGAAGAACACAGACGGAGTGAAagaaaactataataaaaatttccCTGCTGAAAATAACGGCATCTGCGTTCAGACcagtaaaaaatttaattacttgGAGCTCAATCAAGAGTTTATGGACGTAAAGCTATGCTCAGTGGTATACAAGCACCAGATTCTTGAGTGGTTTCAAAATATGCTGCAAAGGAATCCCATATCAACTTTATCCATTGAAGAAAATTTCTAACGCACGTCTACAGTTGCAAAAGAAAGACTGGGTGTTCTTTTGCAACACAAAAAAGTAACCTCCATAAATTCTCATGACTCTAACAGCACAGTTTTTATTATCTCATGACATGGATATGACCATCATCAGCACGTGCCACAAATTAAATTCAGACCAACCACACCAGACACGTGATTTTCGCTATTTTTCTTTTCGCCTTACCATGTATAATTGTTATATAACTTTCATTCactaattttgttataatagtCACAGAATTATAATTACTGTTACACTACTATAGATCAGAGTGAGTGTGCACGTGTGCAGCTGCGACGGCTTTATCCAGacctttatttttgttactaaCATAGGCCTGGAGGGGAGGCAACAAAACGTTAAATAAAGTCGTTTTTCAACTTATTAACCTTCTTGAGAATTTGTCACAAGGTTTTGTGGACCTCTTACAAAAAAGCTGTCGAAATTATTTTCCACGAGACTTGAATTCATGGAGGTAACATTTTTTGGAAGTAACAAGTGAAGTCCAGAAAAATGATCACCCCAAATATCATATGTATACTCATTTGCAAGTCCAGCCTCGCGTGAGTGAACAGCTGTTTGGTTGTGAAGTTGGGATCCAGGAGCTCTAGCATGCGAGTTAACAGTAGATTTTGAGCCCAAGGGAGACGGAAAAGTGTTCGCAGGAATGGGAGAAGTAGCACAAGGTATCTGAACGGGTAATCTGGTAACACTTCTTGAAGCTGAATGTAGCACTTGAGAAGACGTACTATTGCTGCATCTTTGTGAAAAGGCAGGCTTCAATATATTTGACTCAGCAGCTAGGGCAGAAGGTTGGTCATTGGAAGAATGTTGGGTAGCCACCTGTGTCATTGAACTAAGAGCCTCGGAAGGTTGCTCTACATCCAGAGACAGTGACCAGTTACATTTAGATGTAGCAGAGAGAGTAGGGGATAAAGGTGATGAGGGTGTAGAATTCCCACTTTGACTACTTGAAACTTCAGACAGTGCCGCCAATTTGGCACCGAGACtcttcctccttcttcttctaccCTTTTCTTTACCAGTTTTGACTGTGAGATAACCCAACTCAGATGTTTTCATTGGATCACAGCTCTGAACATCTGTGGATGACAATTTCCTATCACTTTGTGTATCAAATGCATGACTAGTCTGTTCATCACTTTCAGAAGTCTGTATCAAATGCTGAGAAATTTCCAGTTTAGATGGATTCTCTTCTTGACCATATGAATATTTGCCAGTAGAGGCCTCCATTAGATGATTCATCTTACTAGACATAGAGAGCTTACTCTTTCTCTGGTCATGATGTAACAAACTGGATTTTCCAGCACTTTTTATGGTGGCGTGGACCAAGCTATCATCATTCTTCCAAGAGAAATCCAAGAAGCCCGATTGAGTGGTTTGAGGAAATAGGAAACAAAACATCAGAAATATTAAGGATGCAATAAGGATGAATCCTAGAAGGGATCTCTTCACTCTCATCCAATACATGGATCTCTTGCAGTTACCTAGCATATCATAAGGGAAACTTGCTTTCATAGGTAACAGAAAAATACCAGTTGCCAAGACTAGTTCAAGATCTCGACGCACCACAGCTGCAGAAAAATCAGTTTGATGTGAAATCAGAAGTTTAGTTGATTCCCCAGGCTCAAGAGTAAAACCCTTACAAAATAGAATCTTAAAACCATCCAATCCACAGTCTCTCCCAGAAACTCTGATACTTTTAACCTCTAATGGCAAGTCTCCAGTATTTTTGGCATATAACTCTTTCACTAAATGTTGTGAACAGGTAGAAGTTATCTCTTTCATGTGAAGTAAAGTATATGTAAGAGAAAAGTTGAGTGTCTTGGGcattttcaaatcaaaatcTACACTGTCAACATGTTCAGACCTCTCCAGCAATACTAGAGAATGCAACCCTCCATATCCTTTTAAAGGTATCCACTCAACACCTGAAAGATTATTTCTTATCAATGCTGAACCACTCCACCCACATCGATCAGAAGGATAAAAAGTTATTGGTCCCAAAGTTACATGATCATGAGGTTGTACATATGCCTCTGTTACCGCATTCTCTGGTATAGAGAACCCATACCTTTTTGGAGTAGCACCTTCATCAATAACCAAATTACTAGATGAAGAAGGGTGTAATAAATCACTTAAACCCttacattgattaattatttCTCCTGAATTCAAGATAAGCTGCACCACAACAGGATGTTGACTGGGATTCTTTACAGTGATCCACCTCGAGACATAACTTCCGACCTGAATCATCGGAAATAACACTTCACGGTCTTCAAGCACAGACATGCCACCAATGGTTCCTTGAGACTTCCAGTTTGCAAGAACCAGTTCATCGACATCTTCTGTCTCTAAAACCTTCAAATAAAAGTAACagaaaaattttactttaatggCTACTTGAAATTAGAAATAAGTATCAATAATCAAGTAGGCTAAGGCTTTGCTTAAATAAACTTCTCCATGCACGCTACTAGAAGAAACAAGGTAAAAGGAATTGAACTTCTTTCATAAGATAAAAATCAACATATGCACTTAGCTTTTACAGAAGTTCTCTCATCAAACTTCTCTAAAAGCTAAAAGTGCATCATGTAGTTCTCGGGGAgctcaatttattttctttaccttCTTATTTTTCTCCCATAACTGCTTACGGagtaatttatacaaaaatggcttaataatttaaagaaaactgAGTAAAATTGTTTCCGATAGTATCTATTGCTGTATGTcatgaccacaaattcttttaTACAGCTAATTGTTTAAAGACAAATGGAAATAAAAGTAGTCAAGAAAAGAGAGAAGGGTAAGACAAGGTTAGACAGAAATTTCAAACAATGGTAAAGAAGGCCATCCTACTATTTGACGCAAACAATTTCTGTATACTGTATAAGTTGATGACAGAGATATCCATTTATTTGTATCACGGGGTaatatagtttaaaataaatagataagcTTGATTATTTGCTAAACTTTTTTCTCATGCCTAAAAGTTAATTGGTTGATTATATtgaaattgttatttaaaaCCTTTATCCTTGAGCATGCTAGCCATTATATTTCTCAACTCTCAGACCTGTCAAACAAAATTCTCAAAGGATTGGAGGAACAGATcgcaaaatagaaaaaaattaaaatacatacatTAACAATGCccaaaattgatttaaattaaaattcccCAATGCCACATAATTAACTTACAACAATATAAGCATATAGATTACAAGAATTGTCAAGTTCAGTATTTTATGCACTATGATACCAGAGGAAAAACTACATAATAATCATAGGAACATACTTCCTCCAAGGCATTTACAAAATACGCCCtagatttaattaaaataccccattcttaaaaaattactgaataaataaataatagacaATATTCATCACTCAATGGTctcaacttttatttataaaataaacagtTCATCAACCTTTGTGTTCAAACAGAATACAGGCAGCAAGATCAGAATCAACTTACCTTGACATTTGGTCGCAACTGCATGCTTCTGCCTGTATACCCTGCTCTCGTTTTGTCGGGTTGGTTATCTTCTGCTTGAGCAGATGAATATATCTTCCTTTGATGTTCAAAGCAGATATATAATATGTCCTCACATGGAATTTCAATCAGGGGATTACTTGAGTCATTAGTAAGAATCAGAAGTTTGCAGTTCTCTTGCAAGCTGGACTTAGGTGAAAAGTCATGTAACTCCAAGTGGAGGTGGCTACAGTAAATAATGCCAACTTTAGTAACAGTGCCAGGGAAAAGCAGTAAACCTTCTTTCAACTTAATACGGAAAAGCTGGGTGTCAGAAACTTCTATGGCCTTAACAAAACTTAAAACATGAGGAGCATCATTTCTAAGAGAGATAGTGATAGCAATTTCACCACTATCACATGTGGCTAGACCCTCAAGAGTTGCTGAAATGAATATACCAGCAGTATCACAGGCAGAATGGCTATCTACTTCAGCTTCAATAGGAACCATAATAATATCAGATGTGTCTTGTGAGGGCCTCACTAGATGCAAACAAAATGCACCAAAGATTTTTCCCTCAAATCCAACCATAATATCCATCTCCAAGAGAGTTTCAGAGCCATGTGGAGCAATATTCCAGTTCCTATGGGGTCTGATTGCTACAGTTGGTGAACCAAATTGGCCAGTATTTGCAACCAACCGATCCTTAATGGTTGGGAAGAGCCAAGCATCAAAACCCTGAAAATCATTTATCCTACAAATTGCTTCGGTTTCAACATAATTATGCCCTGAAGAAATTGATATCCAGGCAGTTATTTCCTCCACATAGAGGGTCTCATCAAAGGGATTGAACAGTGAAAAATTCTTGCTCAACCTTCCACCAGGAGAAATTTGCACGCCTGATAGGGGTTGAATTCCAAAAGGAGACTCTGTGGCATATCCTTTAGCTTCTACTATGAATCCACCAGAACTTGTCTGCAAAATCAGGCTAGCTGAAGACAAACCAAGACTTTTTgggaagaaaacaaaacaaattaaagcTGATTCACCAGGTCTAAGTGAAATGTCACTGAAGTTACAAGGATAGAACTGTAAATCTGTGCTGAATGGCTCATAGAGGTTTAATAAGCTATCATTGCATGTATTTGTTACAGTTAAAAAagctgaagaagaagaatacaAGTATTTTTGTCCCCAGTCAAGTACAGTCGGGCCAATCCTTACATTGGGTGAGACAGAACCATCAAAAGAATTTGATTTCGAAATCTCAGAGTTTTTAGACCAAAAGCGTGTTGTCTTTTGCTTAAGTGATGAAGCTCCACAAGAAGAAATATCATCTTTACAAGCGACTTCAGTTTGACGAGGTGGTACCCCATCTACTCCCTCTCTGGAGTTCAATGAACACGCGACAAACCCTCCATTAAGTAACCTAAACACACCATGTTCAGACAACCAACTTTCATTACTTGTCTGCCTTCTATCCTGAGGTAACTCTACACAAAATGGACTGTTGTATTGACCGCCAGATTCTCCTTGAGAAGCTTCcttcacaattttctctttaTGAGAAAATTCAGACAACATTGATGGAAAGCAGAACGAATGACTGTTCGGACACACCTTTTCCAAATTATGGGAAGATGAGAACC encodes:
- the LOC114173467 gene encoding uncharacterized protein LOC114173467 isoform X1, giving the protein MDLQTLIINPLSLSFLLSLSMFRLRVWQLFNFFAQRGLLHKTFTSYVVLLCILFWLAGHGLCSLNGIENSPDYDGCASFEKKFDLGSLDTIVSDSSLGYGFSSSHNLEKVCPNSHSFCFPSMLSEFSHKEKIVKEASQGESGGQYNSPFCVELPQDRRQTSNESWLSEHGVFRLLNGGFVACSLNSREGVDGVPPRQTEVACKDDISSCGASSLKQKTTRFWSKNSEISKSNSFDGSVSPNVRIGPTVLDWGQKYLYSSSSAFLTVTNTCNDSLLNLYEPFSTDLQFYPCNFSDISLRPGESALICFVFFPKSLGLSSASLILQTSSGGFIVEAKGYATESPFGIQPLSGVQISPGGRLSKNFSLFNPFDETLYVEEITAWISISSGHNYVETEAICRINDFQGFDAWLFPTIKDRLVANTGQFGSPTVAIRPHRNWNIAPHGSETLLEMDIMVGFEGKIFGAFCLHLVRPSQDTSDIIMVPIEAEVDSHSACDTAGIFISATLEGLATCDSGEIAITISLRNDAPHVLSFVKAIEVSDTQLFRIKLKEGLLLFPGTVTKVGIIYCSHLHLELHDFSPKSSLQENCKLLILTNDSSNPLIEIPCEDILYICFEHQRKIYSSAQAEDNQPDKTRAGYTGRSMQLRPNVKVLETEDVDELVLANWKSQGTIGGMSVLEDREVLFPMIQVGSYVSRWITVKNPSQHPVVVQLILNSGEIINQCKGLSDLLHPSSSSNLVIDEGATPKRYGFSIPENAVTEAYVQPHDHVTLGPITFYPSDRCGWSGSALIRNNLSGVEWIPLKGYGGLHSLVLLERSEHVDSVDFDLKMPKTLNFSLTYTLLHMKEITSTCSQHLVKELYAKNTGDLPLEVKSIRVSGRDCGLDGFKILFCKGFTLEPGESTKLLISHQTDFSAAVVRRDLELVLATGIFLLPMKASFPYDMLGNCKRSMYWMRVKRSLLGFILIASLIFLMFCFLFPQTTQSGFLDFSWKNDDSLVHATIKSAGKSSLLHHDQRKSKLSMSSKMNHLMEASTGKYSYGQEENPSKLEISQHLIQTSESDEQTSHAFDTQSDRKLSSTDVQSCDPMKTSELGYLTVKTGKEKGRRRRRKSLGAKLAALSEVSSSQSGNSTPSSPLSPTLSATSKCNWSLSLDVEQPSEALSSMTQVATQHSSNDQPSALAAESNILKPAFSQRCSNSTSSQVLHSASRSVTRLPVQIPCATSPIPANTFPSPLGSKSTVNSHARAPGSQLHNQTAVHSREAGLANEYTYDIWGDHFSGLHLLLPKNVTSMNSSLVENNFDSFFVRGPQNLVTNSQEG
- the LOC114173467 gene encoding uncharacterized protein LOC114173467 isoform X2, which codes for MDLQTLIINPLSLSFLLSLSMFRLRGLLHKTFTSYVVLLCILFWLAGHGLCSLNGIENSPDYDGCASFEKKFDLGSLDTIVSDSSLGYGFSSSHNLEKVCPNSHSFCFPSMLSEFSHKEKIVKEASQGESGGQYNSPFCVELPQDRRQTSNESWLSEHGVFRLLNGGFVACSLNSREGVDGVPPRQTEVACKDDISSCGASSLKQKTTRFWSKNSEISKSNSFDGSVSPNVRIGPTVLDWGQKYLYSSSSAFLTVTNTCNDSLLNLYEPFSTDLQFYPCNFSDISLRPGESALICFVFFPKSLGLSSASLILQTSSGGFIVEAKGYATESPFGIQPLSGVQISPGGRLSKNFSLFNPFDETLYVEEITAWISISSGHNYVETEAICRINDFQGFDAWLFPTIKDRLVANTGQFGSPTVAIRPHRNWNIAPHGSETLLEMDIMVGFEGKIFGAFCLHLVRPSQDTSDIIMVPIEAEVDSHSACDTAGIFISATLEGLATCDSGEIAITISLRNDAPHVLSFVKAIEVSDTQLFRIKLKEGLLLFPGTVTKVGIIYCSHLHLELHDFSPKSSLQENCKLLILTNDSSNPLIEIPCEDILYICFEHQRKIYSSAQAEDNQPDKTRAGYTGRSMQLRPNVKVLETEDVDELVLANWKSQGTIGGMSVLEDREVLFPMIQVGSYVSRWITVKNPSQHPVVVQLILNSGEIINQCKGLSDLLHPSSSSNLVIDEGATPKRYGFSIPENAVTEAYVQPHDHVTLGPITFYPSDRCGWSGSALIRNNLSGVEWIPLKGYGGLHSLVLLERSEHVDSVDFDLKMPKTLNFSLTYTLLHMKEITSTCSQHLVKELYAKNTGDLPLEVKSIRVSGRDCGLDGFKILFCKGFTLEPGESTKLLISHQTDFSAAVVRRDLELVLATGIFLLPMKASFPYDMLGNCKRSMYWMRVKRSLLGFILIASLIFLMFCFLFPQTTQSGFLDFSWKNDDSLVHATIKSAGKSSLLHHDQRKSKLSMSSKMNHLMEASTGKYSYGQEENPSKLEISQHLIQTSESDEQTSHAFDTQSDRKLSSTDVQSCDPMKTSELGYLTVKTGKEKGRRRRRKSLGAKLAALSEVSSSQSGNSTPSSPLSPTLSATSKCNWSLSLDVEQPSEALSSMTQVATQHSSNDQPSALAAESNILKPAFSQRCSNSTSSQVLHSASRSVTRLPVQIPCATSPIPANTFPSPLGSKSTVNSHARAPGSQLHNQTAVHSREAGLANEYTYDIWGDHFSGLHLLLPKNVTSMNSSLVENNFDSFFVRGPQNLVTNSQEG